One genomic window of Cryptococcus neoformans var. neoformans JEC21 chromosome 13 sequence includes the following:
- a CDS encoding amino acid transporter, putative → MSPPQGKGVPVPNLGLKHESKKKGHVMQSSLELVFSYSRSQQMHYGSRSAPSFLDDSSFRGDQFDVDDYDEDQNYNDIYDGIERTGEEQFEGRDLSGRLEDLKVAGAISEANEDGSTQEELGQDSHITRRSSDEPAFFHSDSVPISPISQLQPSVNQGAKVNTLLPDGIGPIQGLFLAAMPSPRLAPVLPHPGSLDTSYCTEAGPSSNPRTSKRWNSHSRGDSNPMEIRESAALVSSSPQYHGKGKSAENRPLLDGRPTEGYASIQSQKEIRRKSNRRKRSEDGQSTEGQTLFNATAVLVGIGLLSLPLAFAYAGWIGGTIMLLGFGWLTCYTAKLLARLIRADGRMMGYTDIGLRAFGSWAGAGINLLFCMELFALGVALVLLFGDTLNVLYPSIPSNVWKLVGFFIIVPTVLLPLRLLSLPSLLSSISSFFLIIVLLVDGFLPSPEPSSASTGSLLHPSPTSLSPEWSRGNWLGGIGLILAGFGGHAVMPSLARDMKRPEKFDGIVNWAFAIATGISFTAGAAGYLMFGETVSDEVTKDLMREKYHYPRILNIVALWMIVINPLTKFGLSSRPLNLTIEGILRISPSPPPSLFSPFDGGLESALGSGAPETSQVNFPKRRDRSSFSTRNDPRTSRRPSALTSPSNSRPFPQSQSQIVAFEQYVSKERKKRWLRMVSRVVITALCVGVAVVLPGFGRVMAFLGSFSAFMICIILPLLFYIRLSPTLLPTCPPSPHSLTFPPTARSQPTSKWASEKFTNAIHWVLVIASTALMIAGTIWAFLPGSGHDELET, encoded by the exons ATGTCCCCACCTCAAGGAAAGGGTGTACCGGTTCCTAACCTTGGCCTGAAGCACgagtcaaagaagaagggacatGTCATGCAGAGCTCATTGGAACTTGTTTTCAGTT ATTCTCGGTCACAGCAAATGCATTATGGATCACGATCAGCTCCCTCTTTCCTAGACGACAGTTCATTTCGAGGCGATCAAtttgatgttgatgactACGATGAGGATCAAAATTACAACGATATCTACGACGGGATAGAGAGAACTGGAGAGGAGCAGTTTGAAGGTAGAGATTTGAGTGGCAGATTGGAAGATCTGAAAGTGGCTGGCGCTATTTCTGAAGcaaatgaagatggtaGCACGCAAGAAGAGCTTGGACAAGACTCGCACATTACGAGACGATCATCCGACGAACCGGCGTTCTTCCACTCCGACTCTGTGCCTATATCACCCATTTCCCAACTTCAACCGTCGGTGAACCAAGGCGCCAAAGTAAACACACTCCTTCCAGATGGTATCGGGCCGATTCAAGGGCTCTTTTTGGCTGCTATGCCATCTCCCCGACTTGCACCCGTTCTTCCACATCCCGGATCGCTCGACACTTCATATTGTACAGAGGCGGGACCATCATCTAATCCACGTACATCCAAGCGATGGAACAGTCATAGTAGGGGTGATTCGAACCCGATGGAGATTAGAGAATCTGCTGCTCTAgtatcttcatccccacAATACCATGGCAAAGGCAAGAGTGCAGAGAATCGGCCTTTGCTGGATGGTCGGCCGACAGAAGGGTATGCTTCGATACAGTCGCAAAAGGAGATAAGACGAAAGTCAAATAGAAGAAAGCGAAGCGAAGATGGCCAGAGCACAGAAGGACAAACC CTGTTCAACGCGACGGCAGTACTAGTTGGTATAggtctcctctcccttccacTTGCTTTCGCATATGCCGGATGGATAGGAGGTACGATCATGCTTCTCGGCTTCGGGTGGCTGACTTGCTATAC GGCGAAGCTACTGGCGAGACTGATCAGAGCCGACGGAAGAATGATGGGATATACAGACATTGGTCTGCGAGCTTTCGGCAGTTGGGCGGGTGCGGGTATAAATCTATT ATTCTGCATGGAGCTCTTTGCATTAGG TGTTGCCCtagttcttcttttcggAGACACACTCAACGTTCTCTACCCTTCAATACCATCAAATGTCTGGAAGCTCGTTGGTTTCTTCAT TATCGTGCCCACTGTtctgcttcctctccgtcttctgtcactcccttctctcctttcctcaatctcctcctttttcctcatcataGTTCTTCTCGTCGACGGTTTTCTGCCTTCCCCTGAGCCCTCATCGGCTTCGACCGgctctctcctccacccctcACCAACCAGCCTTTCTCCTGAATGGTCCCGTGGTAACTGGTTGGGCGGAATAGGGCTTATTCTAGCCGGTTTTGGAGGCCACGCAGTGATGCCCAGTTTGGCGAGGGACATGAAGCGGCCAGAGAAATTTGATGGGATCGTTAATTGGGCATTT GCGATAGCAACTGGCATATCTTTCACAGCAGGTGCCGCTGGGTATCTTATGTTCGGTGAGACCGTATCTGACGAA GTTACGAAAGACCTGATGCGAGAGAAGTATCATTACCCTCGAATACTCAATATTGTGGCTCTATGGATGATTGTCATCAACCCCCTTACAAAATTTGGGCTTTCCTCTCGTCCT CTCAATCTGACAATCGAAGGAATACTTAGGATatccccttctccaccaccgtccctcttctctccctttgATGGTGGACTCGAATCAGCGCTCGGGTCGGGTGCACCAGAGACAAGCCAAGTTAATTTTCCCAAACGTCGCGATCGGTCATCTTTCTCTACTCGCAACGATCCCCGCACATCCCGTCGACCGTCTGCCCTCACCTCTCCATCCAACTCTCGCCCCTTTCCTCAGTCCCAATCTCAGATAGTCGCCTTCGAGCAATATGTCTCTAAAGAAcgcaagaagagatggctGCGAATGGTGTCGCGAGTGGTCATTACCGCTCTCTGTGTGGGTGTCGCTGTAGTCTTGCCGGGTTTCGGACGTGTGATGGCCTTTTTGGGAAGTTTCTCCGCATTTATGATTTGTATCATCTTGCCT CTCCTATTCTACATCCGCCTGTCCCCCACTCTCCTTCCAACTTGTCCCCCGTCGCCCCATTCGCTCACATTCCCACCGACTGCCCGCTCGCAACCAACGTCAAAATGGGCCAGCGAGAAATTTACGAATGCGATACACTGGGTATTGGTAATCGCCAGTACGGCGCTGATGATAGCCGGGACTATATGGGCGTTCTTGCCAGGAAGTGGGCATGATGAGTTGGAAACGTAG